Proteins encoded within one genomic window of [Enterobacter] lignolyticus SCF1:
- a CDS encoding D-2-hydroxyglutarate dehydrogenase YdiJ produces MIPQISQAPGVVQLVLNFLQALEQQGFTGDTATRYADRLTMATDNSIYQLLPDAVVFPRSTADVALLARIAAEERFASLVFTPRGGGTGTNGQSLNQGIVIDMSRHMNRIIEINPEEGWVRVEAGVIKDQLNQFLKPHGYFFAPELSTSNRATLGGMINTDASGQGSLVYGKTSDHVLGVRAVLLGGDILDTQPVPVQLAETLAKEQSASGRIYRTVYQRCKENRQLILDKFPKLNRFLTGYDLRHVFNDDMTAFDLTRVLTGSEGTLAFITEARLDITRLPKVRRLVNVKYDSFDSALRNAPFMVEARALSVETVDSKVLNLAREDIVWHSVSELITDVPEKEMLGLNIVEFAGDDQAIIDGQVAALCQRLDAQMAAGESGIIGWQLCEDLAGIERIYAMRKKAVGLLGNAKGAAKPIPFVEDTCVPPEHLADYIAEFRALLDGHGLSYGMFGHVDAGVLHVRPALDMCDPQQEVLMKQISDEVVALTAKYGGLLWGEHGKGFRAQYSPAFFGEALYGELRKVKAAFDPNNRLNPGKICPPEGVDAPMMKVDGVTRGAFDRQIPIAVRSSWRGAMECNGNGLCFNFDAKSPMCPSMKITSNRMHSPKGRATLVREWLRLLADRGVDPVKLEHALPEKGLSLRHLIERTRNTWHARRGEYDFSHEVKEAMSGCLACKACSTQCPIKIDVPEFRSRFLQLYHTRYLRPVRDHLVATVESYAPLMARAPKTFNFFLRQPLLRRMSEKHIGMIDLPLLSTPTLQQQMVGHRSANLTLEQLEALSAGQKAKTVLVVQDPFTSYYDAQVVADFVRLAEKIGWTPVVLPFSPNGKAQHIKGFLTRFARTAAKTADFLNRISQLGMPMVGVDPALVLCYRDEYKQTLGDKRGEFQVQLVHEWLSQALADVETRDVSGEPWYLFGHCTEVTALPASPGQWASLFARVGAKLENVSVGCCGMAGTYGHEVKNHANSLGIYALSWQQTMQKLPRNRCLATGYSCRSQVKRIEGSGVRHPLQALLEIMG; encoded by the coding sequence ATGATCCCACAGATTTCCCAAGCGCCAGGTGTCGTCCAGCTGGTGCTGAATTTTTTGCAGGCACTGGAGCAACAAGGGTTTACAGGTGATACCGCCACGCGTTATGCCGACAGGCTGACGATGGCGACGGATAACAGTATCTATCAGCTTCTCCCCGATGCCGTGGTTTTCCCTCGTTCCACGGCGGACGTCGCGCTGCTGGCGCGGATCGCCGCGGAGGAGCGCTTTGCATCGCTGGTCTTTACCCCGCGCGGCGGCGGTACCGGCACCAACGGGCAGTCCCTGAACCAGGGCATCGTCATCGATATGTCCCGCCACATGAACCGCATCATTGAGATTAACCCTGAAGAAGGATGGGTGCGGGTTGAGGCCGGGGTTATCAAAGATCAGCTGAATCAGTTTTTGAAGCCGCACGGCTATTTCTTTGCGCCGGAACTCTCCACCAGCAACCGCGCTACGCTCGGCGGGATGATCAATACCGACGCGTCGGGCCAGGGGTCGCTGGTGTACGGTAAAACCTCCGATCACGTGCTGGGCGTGCGCGCGGTGCTGCTCGGCGGCGATATTCTCGATACGCAGCCGGTGCCCGTTCAGCTTGCCGAAACGCTGGCGAAAGAGCAGTCGGCTTCCGGGCGCATCTACCGCACCGTCTATCAGCGCTGCAAAGAGAACCGCCAGCTTATTCTCGATAAATTCCCGAAACTAAACCGTTTCCTGACCGGCTACGACCTGCGTCACGTCTTTAACGACGACATGACCGCGTTTGACCTCACGCGCGTGCTGACCGGTTCCGAAGGGACGCTGGCGTTTATTACCGAGGCCCGGCTGGACATTACGCGTCTGCCGAAGGTGCGCCGCCTGGTGAACGTCAAATATGACTCCTTTGACTCTGCGCTGCGCAATGCGCCGTTCATGGTGGAGGCGCGCGCGCTGTCCGTGGAAACCGTCGATTCCAAAGTGCTCAACCTGGCGCGGGAAGATATCGTCTGGCATTCGGTGAGCGAGCTGATTACCGACGTGCCGGAAAAAGAAATGCTCGGCCTGAACATCGTGGAATTCGCCGGTGATGACCAGGCGATTATCGACGGGCAGGTCGCTGCGCTGTGCCAGCGGCTGGATGCGCAGATGGCGGCAGGCGAAAGCGGGATCATCGGCTGGCAGCTGTGTGAAGACCTGGCGGGCATCGAGCGTATCTACGCGATGCGGAAAAAAGCGGTTGGTCTGCTCGGCAACGCGAAAGGTGCCGCCAAGCCGATCCCGTTCGTCGAGGACACCTGCGTGCCGCCGGAGCATCTGGCCGACTACATTGCGGAGTTTCGCGCGCTGCTTGACGGACACGGCCTGAGCTACGGAATGTTCGGCCACGTGGATGCCGGGGTGCTGCACGTGCGCCCGGCGCTGGATATGTGCGACCCGCAGCAGGAAGTGCTGATGAAGCAGATTTCCGATGAGGTGGTGGCGCTGACGGCGAAATACGGCGGCCTGCTGTGGGGAGAACACGGCAAAGGATTCCGCGCGCAGTACAGCCCGGCATTTTTCGGCGAGGCGCTGTACGGCGAGCTGCGTAAAGTGAAGGCCGCGTTTGACCCGAATAACCGCCTGAACCCGGGTAAAATATGCCCGCCGGAGGGTGTCGATGCGCCAATGATGAAGGTCGATGGCGTCACCCGCGGGGCGTTTGACCGGCAGATCCCGATCGCCGTGCGCTCTTCCTGGCGCGGGGCGATGGAGTGCAACGGCAACGGCCTGTGCTTTAACTTCGACGCTAAAAGCCCAATGTGCCCGTCGATGAAAATCACCAGCAACCGCATGCACTCGCCGAAGGGGCGCGCGACGCTGGTGCGCGAATGGCTGCGCCTGCTTGCCGACCGCGGCGTCGATCCGGTGAAACTGGAGCATGCGCTGCCCGAAAAAGGCCTCAGCCTGCGCCATCTCATCGAACGCACCCGCAACACGTGGCATGCGCGCAGGGGAGAATATGACTTTTCGCATGAGGTGAAAGAGGCGATGTCGGGCTGTCTGGCCTGTAAAGCCTGCTCCACCCAGTGCCCAATCAAAATTGACGTGCCGGAGTTTCGGTCCCGCTTCCTGCAGCTGTACCACACCCGTTATCTGCGGCCGGTGCGTGACCATCTGGTCGCCACCGTGGAGAGCTATGCGCCGCTGATGGCGCGGGCGCCGAAGACCTTCAACTTCTTCCTGCGTCAGCCGCTGCTGCGGCGGATGTCGGAAAAGCACATCGGCATGATCGATCTGCCGCTGTTGTCCACGCCGACGCTCCAGCAGCAGATGGTCGGGCACCGCTCGGCGAACCTGACGCTGGAGCAGCTTGAGGCGCTGAGCGCCGGGCAGAAGGCCAAAACGGTACTGGTGGTTCAGGATCCGTTTACCAGCTATTACGATGCGCAGGTGGTCGCCGATTTTGTCCGCCTGGCGGAGAAAATCGGCTGGACGCCGGTAGTGCTGCCGTTCTCGCCCAACGGCAAGGCGCAGCACATCAAAGGTTTCCTGACGCGTTTCGCCCGTACGGCGGCGAAAACGGCGGATTTCCTCAACCGCATCTCGCAGCTGGGTATGCCGATGGTTGGGGTCGATCCGGCGCTGGTGCTGTGCTATCGCGACGAGTATAAGCAGACGCTGGGCGATAAGCGCGGCGAGTTCCAGGTTCAGCTGGTGCACGAGTGGCTGTCGCAGGCGTTGGCCGACGTTGAGACGCGAGACGTGAGCGGCGAGCCCTGGTACCTGTTCGGCCACTGTACCGAAGTGACCGCGCTGCCGGCGTCTCCTGGCCAGTGGGCGTCGCTGTTCGCGCGCGTTGGCGCGAAGCTGGAAAACGTCAGCGTGGGCTGCTGCGGTATGGCGGGCACCTATGGGCATGAGGTGAAAAACCATGCGAATTCGCTGGGGATTT
- the ppsA gene encoding phosphoenolpyruvate synthase, with protein MSNNGSSPLVLWYNQLGMNDVDRVGGKNASLGEMITNLSGVGVSVPNGFATTADAFNQFLDQSGVNQRIYQLLDETDIDDVSALAKAGAQIRQWIIDTPFQPELETAIHQAYDQLSADNKNASFAVRSSATAEDMPDASFAGQQETFLNVQGYDAVLVAVKHVFASLFNDRAISYRVHQGYDHRGVALSAGVQRMVRSDLASSGVMFSIDTESGFDQVVFITSAWGLGEMVVQGAVNPDEFYVHKPTLAAGRPAIVRRTMGSKKIRMVYAPTQEHGKQVRIEDVPQEQRDIFSLTNDEVQELAKQAVLIEQHYGRPMDIEWAKDGHTGKLFIVQARPETVRSRGQVMERYTLHAQGKIIAEGRAIGHRIGAGPVKVIHDISEMNRIEPGDVLVTDMTDPDWEPIMKKAAAIVTNRGGRTCHAAIIARELGIPAVVGCGDATERMKDDEKVTVSCAEGDTGYVYAEMLDFSVKSSSVDTMPDLPLKIMMNVGNPDRAFDFACLPNEGVGLARLEFIINRMIGVHPRALLEFDDQDAKLQNDIREMMKGYDSPKEFYVGRLTEGIATLGAAFYPKRVIVRLSDFKSNEYANLVGGERYEPDEENPMLGFRGAGRYVSDSFRDCFALECEAVKRVRNDMGLTNVEVMIPFVRTVDQAKAVVDELARQGLKRGENGLKVIMMCEIPSNALLAEQFLEHFDGFSIGSNDMTQLTLGLDRDSGVVSALFDERNEAVKALLSMSIRAAKKQGKYVGICGQGPSDHEDFAAWLMEEGIDSLSLNPDTVVQTWLSLAELKK; from the coding sequence ATGTCCAACAATGGCTCGTCACCGCTGGTGCTTTGGTACAACCAACTCGGCATGAATGATGTAGACAGAGTTGGGGGCAAAAATGCCTCCCTGGGTGAAATGATTACTAACCTGTCGGGTGTGGGCGTTTCTGTGCCTAACGGGTTTGCCACAACGGCTGATGCCTTCAATCAGTTCCTTGACCAAAGCGGGGTTAACCAGCGCATTTATCAGCTGCTGGATGAAACCGACATTGATGACGTTTCCGCGCTGGCGAAAGCCGGAGCGCAGATTCGCCAGTGGATTATCGACACGCCTTTCCAGCCGGAGCTGGAGACCGCCATTCATCAGGCGTATGACCAGCTCTCCGCTGACAATAAAAACGCCTCTTTTGCCGTGCGCTCCTCGGCCACTGCGGAAGATATGCCGGACGCCTCTTTTGCCGGCCAGCAGGAAACCTTTCTCAACGTGCAGGGCTACGATGCCGTGCTGGTGGCGGTGAAACACGTGTTCGCGTCGCTGTTTAACGACCGCGCGATTTCCTACCGCGTTCACCAGGGCTACGATCACCGCGGCGTGGCGCTGTCGGCGGGCGTTCAGCGCATGGTGCGTTCGGATCTCGCCTCATCCGGCGTGATGTTCTCCATCGATACCGAATCCGGCTTTGACCAGGTGGTGTTCATCACCTCCGCGTGGGGTCTTGGCGAAATGGTCGTGCAGGGCGCCGTTAACCCGGACGAGTTCTACGTGCACAAGCCGACGCTGGCCGCAGGCCGCCCGGCGATCGTCCGCCGCACCATGGGATCGAAGAAAATCCGCATGGTCTACGCGCCGACCCAGGAGCACGGCAAGCAGGTCAGAATTGAAGATGTGCCGCAGGAACAGCGCGATATCTTCTCGCTGACTAACGACGAAGTGCAGGAGCTGGCGAAGCAGGCGGTGCTGATTGAACAGCACTACGGCCGCCCGATGGACATCGAGTGGGCGAAAGACGGCCACACCGGCAAGCTGTTTATCGTACAGGCGCGCCCGGAAACCGTCCGTTCTCGCGGCCAGGTGATGGAGCGCTATACGCTGCACGCCCAGGGCAAAATCATCGCGGAAGGCCGCGCCATCGGCCACCGCATTGGCGCAGGCCCGGTGAAGGTTATCCACGACATCAGCGAGATGAACCGCATTGAGCCGGGCGATGTTCTGGTGACCGATATGACCGACCCGGACTGGGAGCCTATCATGAAAAAGGCGGCGGCGATCGTCACCAACCGCGGCGGACGCACCTGCCATGCGGCGATCATCGCCCGTGAGCTGGGGATCCCGGCGGTGGTAGGCTGCGGCGACGCGACCGAGCGTATGAAGGACGATGAAAAAGTCACCGTCTCCTGCGCCGAAGGCGATACCGGCTATGTTTATGCCGAGATGCTCGACTTCAGCGTCAAGAGCTCAAGCGTTGATACCATGCCGGATCTGCCGCTCAAGATAATGATGAACGTCGGCAACCCGGATCGCGCGTTTGACTTCGCCTGCCTGCCGAACGAAGGCGTCGGCCTGGCGCGTCTGGAATTTATCATTAACCGGATGATTGGCGTGCACCCGCGCGCGCTGCTGGAGTTTGACGACCAGGACGCGAAGCTGCAAAACGACATCCGCGAGATGATGAAGGGCTACGACTCGCCGAAAGAGTTTTACGTCGGCCGCCTGACCGAAGGCATCGCGACGCTGGGCGCGGCGTTTTATCCGAAACGCGTTATCGTGCGCCTGTCTGACTTTAAATCCAACGAGTACGCCAACCTGGTGGGCGGCGAGCGCTACGAGCCGGACGAAGAAAACCCGATGCTCGGCTTCCGCGGGGCGGGACGCTACGTATCGGACAGCTTCCGCGACTGCTTCGCGCTGGAGTGCGAGGCGGTAAAACGCGTGCGTAACGATATGGGTCTGACCAACGTCGAGGTGATGATTCCGTTCGTACGCACCGTTGACCAGGCGAAAGCGGTGGTTGACGAGCTGGCGCGTCAGGGGCTTAAGCGCGGTGAAAACGGCCTTAAGGTCATCATGATGTGTGAAATCCCGTCGAACGCGCTGCTCGCCGAGCAGTTCCTTGAACACTTCGACGGCTTCTCTATCGGCTCTAACGATATGACGCAGCTGACGCTGGGTCTGGACCGCGACTCCGGCGTGGTGTCGGCGCTGTTTGATGAGCGTAACGAGGCGGTGAAAGCGCTGCTGTCGATGTCGATTCGCGCCGCGAAGAAGCAGGGCAAGTACGTCGGGATTTGCGGACAGGGTCCGTCTGACCACGAAGACTTTGCCGCATGGCTGATGGAAGAGGGGATCGACAGCCTGTCGCTGAACCCGGACACCGTCGTGCAGACCTGGCTAAGCCTGGCGGAACTGAAAAAGTAA
- the ppsR gene encoding posphoenolpyruvate synthetase regulatory kinase/phosphorylase PpsR: MENAVDRHVFYISDGTAITAEVLGHAVMSQFPVSINSMTLPFVETESRARAVKDQIDAIFQQTGIRPLVFYSIVLPEIRTIILQSEGFCQDIVQALVAPLQQELRLDPTPIAHRTHGLTPGNLTKYDARIAAIDYTLAHDDGISLRNLDQAQVILLGVSRCGKTPTSLYLAMQFGIRAANYPFIADDMDNLVLPTALKPLQHKLFGLTINPERLAAIREERRENSRYASMRQCRMEVTEVEALYRKNQIPWLNSTNYSVEEIATKILDIMGLSRRMY, translated from the coding sequence ATGGAAAATGCTGTCGATCGCCATGTTTTTTATATTTCCGATGGGACGGCGATTACCGCCGAGGTGCTGGGCCATGCGGTGATGTCGCAGTTCCCGGTGTCGATCAATAGCATGACGCTGCCGTTTGTCGAAACCGAGAGCCGGGCCAGAGCGGTGAAAGATCAAATCGACGCCATTTTCCAGCAAACCGGCATACGCCCGCTGGTATTTTACTCCATTGTGCTGCCGGAGATCCGTACCATCATTCTGCAAAGCGAAGGCTTTTGTCAGGATATCGTGCAGGCGCTGGTAGCGCCGCTCCAGCAGGAGCTCCGGCTTGACCCAACCCCCATTGCCCACCGCACCCACGGCCTGACGCCGGGCAACCTCACCAAATATGATGCGCGCATCGCGGCCATTGATTACACCCTCGCCCATGATGACGGTATTTCGCTGCGCAATCTCGATCAGGCGCAGGTCATCCTGCTGGGCGTATCGCGCTGCGGAAAAACGCCGACCAGCCTCTATCTGGCGATGCAGTTCGGCATCCGCGCGGCAAACTACCCGTTTATTGCGGATGATATGGATAACCTGGTGCTCCCCACCGCCCTGAAGCCGCTGCAGCATAAGCTGTTTGGCCTGACGATAAACCCGGAGCGGCTGGCCGCTATTCGTGAAGAGCGCCGGGAAAACAGCCGCTACGCGTCGATGCGTCAGTGCCGGATGGAGGTCACCGAGGTCGAGGCGCTGTACCGCAAAAACCAGATCCCGTGGCTGAACAGCACCAACTATTCGGTGGAAGAGATCGCCACCAAAATCCTCGACATTATGGGACTCAGTCGCCGCATGTACTAA
- the aroH gene encoding 3-deoxy-7-phosphoheptulonate synthase AroH translates to MNKTDELRTARIDSLVTPAELALRYPVTPGVAAHVTASRRRIEKILNGEDRRLLVIIGPCSIHDLDAAMDYAQRLQALREKHQSRLEIVMRTYFEKPRTVVGWKGLISDPDLNGSYRVNHGLELARKLLLQVNELGVPTATEFLDMVTGQFIADLISWGAIGARTTESQIHREMASALSCPVGFKNGTDGNTRIAVDAIRASRASHMFLSPDKNGQMTIYQTSGNPYGHIIMRGGKKPNYHAADIAAACDTLHEFDLPEQLVVDFSHGNCQKQHRRQLEVCDDICQQIRNGSTAIAGIMAESFLREGTQKIVAGQPLLYGQSITDPCLSWEDSEVLLDKLAAAVDTRF, encoded by the coding sequence ATGAACAAAACTGATGAACTGCGCACCGCGCGGATCGACAGCCTGGTAACGCCGGCGGAGCTGGCCCTGCGTTACCCGGTGACCCCTGGCGTGGCGGCTCACGTCACGGCATCCCGCCGCCGTATTGAAAAAATTCTTAACGGCGAAGACCGCCGTCTGCTGGTGATTATCGGCCCCTGCTCCATCCACGATCTGGATGCGGCGATGGATTACGCCCAGCGCCTGCAGGCCTTACGGGAAAAGCACCAGTCCCGGCTGGAAATCGTCATGCGCACCTATTTTGAAAAACCGCGTACCGTCGTGGGCTGGAAAGGACTCATCTCCGATCCGGACCTCAACGGCAGCTATCGCGTGAATCACGGCCTCGAGCTGGCGCGTAAGCTGCTGCTGCAGGTTAACGAGCTGGGCGTGCCGACCGCCACCGAGTTTCTCGATATGGTGACCGGCCAGTTTATCGCCGATTTAATCAGCTGGGGCGCCATTGGCGCGCGCACTACGGAAAGCCAGATCCACCGCGAAATGGCCTCCGCGCTCTCCTGTCCGGTCGGCTTTAAAAACGGCACCGACGGCAACACCCGCATCGCGGTGGACGCCATTCGCGCCTCCCGCGCCAGCCATATGTTCCTGTCGCCGGACAAAAATGGTCAGATGACCATTTATCAGACCAGCGGCAACCCGTACGGGCACATCATCATGCGCGGGGGCAAAAAGCCGAACTACCACGCGGCGGATATCGCCGCCGCCTGCGACACGCTGCATGAGTTCGACCTGCCGGAGCAGCTGGTGGTCGACTTCAGCCACGGCAACTGCCAGAAGCAGCATCGCCGTCAGCTTGAGGTCTGTGACGATATTTGCCAGCAGATCCGCAATGGATCCACGGCGATTGCCGGGATCATGGCGGAAAGCTTCCTGCGCGAAGGCACGCAGAAAATCGTCGCCGGGCAGCCGCTGCTGTACGGCCAGTCCATTACCGACCCCTGCCTGAGCTGGGAAGACAGCGAAGTTCTGCTGGACAAGCTCGCCGCCGCCGTCGATACCCGCTTCTGA
- the ydiK gene encoding AI-2E family transporter YdiK: MTTFHRPRDIPQILLSVLFLTLIIVACLWIVQPFILGFAWASTIVIATWPVLIRLQRILFGKRALAVLVMTLLLFLLFVIPIALLVNSLVDGSLPLVHAITSGELTPPDLPWLNSIPLIGAKLYGAWHGLLDMGGAAIMTKVKPYIGTTTTWFVGQAAHIGRFMLHCGLMLLFSALLYWQGEKVAWGVRYFATRLAAKRGDAAVLLAGQAIRAVALGVVVTALVQAVLGGIGLAISGVPYATLLTVVMIFSCLVQLGPLIVLVPSIIWLYWSGDTTWGTVLLVWSCVVGTMDNFIRPVLIRMGADLPMILIISGVIGGLIAFGMIGLFIGPVLLAVTWRLFDTWMREVPPPSDNPEEVLEELEAIEPDRDNQPK, from the coding sequence ATGACCACTTTTCATCGGCCCCGCGATATACCGCAAATACTGCTGTCGGTGCTGTTTTTAACCCTCATCATTGTGGCCTGCCTGTGGATAGTTCAACCTTTCATTCTGGGATTTGCCTGGGCGAGCACTATCGTTATCGCCACCTGGCCGGTGTTAATCCGCCTGCAGCGGATTCTGTTCGGCAAGCGCGCGCTGGCCGTACTGGTGATGACCCTGCTGCTGTTTTTGCTGTTCGTTATCCCCATTGCGCTGCTCGTTAATAGCCTTGTTGACGGCAGCTTGCCACTGGTGCACGCCATCACCTCTGGTGAGCTGACGCCGCCGGACCTGCCGTGGCTGAACAGTATTCCGCTGATTGGCGCTAAGCTCTACGGCGCCTGGCACGGCCTGCTGGATATGGGCGGCGCGGCAATCATGACGAAGGTGAAACCCTATATCGGCACCACCACGACGTGGTTCGTCGGCCAGGCGGCGCATATCGGCCGCTTTATGCTGCACTGCGGCCTGATGCTGCTGTTCAGCGCCCTGCTGTACTGGCAGGGGGAAAAGGTGGCCTGGGGAGTACGCTATTTCGCAACGCGTCTGGCGGCCAAACGCGGCGATGCCGCGGTGCTGCTCGCCGGACAGGCGATCCGCGCCGTCGCGCTGGGCGTCGTGGTGACGGCGCTGGTGCAGGCGGTGCTGGGCGGTATCGGCCTTGCTATCTCCGGCGTACCCTACGCCACTCTGCTGACCGTGGTGATGATCTTCTCCTGCCTGGTGCAGCTGGGTCCGCTTATCGTTCTGGTGCCGTCCATTATCTGGCTGTACTGGAGCGGGGACACCACCTGGGGCACGGTGCTGCTGGTGTGGAGCTGCGTGGTGGGCACGATGGACAACTTTATCCGCCCTGTGCTCATCCGGATGGGCGCCGACCTGCCGATGATCCTGATAATCTCCGGTGTTATCGGCGGGCTTATCGCCTTTGGCATGATTGGCCTGTTTATCGGACCGGTCCTGCTGGCGGTCACCTGGCGTCTGTTTGACACCTGGATGCGTGAAGTGCCTCCGCCATCGGATAACCCGGAAGAGGTTCTCGAAGAGCTGGAAGCGATTGAGCCCGATCGCGATAATCAGCCGAAATAA